The proteins below are encoded in one region of Periplaneta americana isolate PAMFEO1 chromosome 11, P.americana_PAMFEO1_priV1, whole genome shotgun sequence:
- the bmm gene encoding uncharacterized protein bmm isoform X1 yields MNLSFAGCGFLGIYHVGVAGCFKKYAPHLVLDKVSGASAGAIAACSLLCDLPLGDMISNVLRVVSEARQGTLGPFSPSFNIHKVLLEGLEKALPDDAHLRVTGKLHISLTRVYDGKNVIVSQFNSKEDLVQALLASSFIPVFSGLLPPKFHGVRYMDGGLSDNLPMLDENTITVSPFCGESDICPRDLSSQLFHINVSNTSIELSKHNIYRFARILFPPKPEILSNMCKQGFDDALMFLHRNNLINCTRCLAIQSTYVVSDTQDESFDFDPECQECKLYRQESLVSSIPDTIITLFEEAIESANKGLVNWIFKHRGMKLLSVLSLPYTLPADIVYATFTNYVGNTVQSHSYEFRVVGNVALKRLNSGAGSTVVPLHTHKHKRRFLASAPSLGNNLRMLSQYLMNQLSALLDKVNNKDQKPGPTVRCHLAITEFGGTKYDVDNIQDVPVAVKNKMNINFTLNESRPPSVVGQADSTDVRLLSRRSSFAVSCTDLVSTPVEDDTFEHILQETAHHDTVMAYYYMDENHKVKVTEIVDVTDADTSAILTPEEQANNIQLEFDDEWNEHPTAWLSQQTLHEEDDPYYEDDLGLSDISVDDYNADDHGDSRIIFSDPESEWNNPATVEKLSMEKLNSMEEAFSLPPNSLPESDQRTGREDSDQQLSRKPSYVIMSNLV; encoded by the exons GAGACATGATAAGCAATGTGCTGAGAGTTGTGAGTGAAGCTCGGCAGGGCACGCTGGGACCTTTTAGTCCATCCTTCAATATCCATAAAGTTCTGCTGGAAGGATTAGAAAAG GCACTTCCTGATGACGCACACTTGAGGGTTACCGGCAAGCTTCACATCTCTCTGACACGAGTCTACGATGGCAAGAATGTTATTGTCTCTCAATTTAACAGCAAAGAAGACCTCGTTCAG GCTCTGCTGGCAAGCTCCTTCATCCCTGTATTTTCGGGGCTCCTGCCTCCTAAATTCCATGGAGTTAGGTACATGGATGGGGGTTTGAGCGACAATTTGCCCATGTTGGATGAGAATACTATTACAGTGAGTCCTTTCTGTGGAGAGAGCGACATCTGTCCACGGGATTTGTCTTCCCAACTCTTCCAT aTAAATGTCAGTAACACAAGTATTGAGCTATCTAAGCACAACATCTACAGATTCGCAAGGATACTGTTTCCACCTAAACCAGAG ATCCTGTCGAATATGTGTAAACAAGGATTTGATGATGCACTTATGTTCTTGCATAGAAATAACCTCATCAACTGCACAAGATGTTTAGCTATTCAGTCAACGTATGTGGTATCGGATACTCAGGATGAAAGTTTCGACTTTGATCCTGAATGTCAAGAATGCAAGCTATATAGACAG GAGTCGCTTGTTTCAAGCATACCAGATACGATAATAACTCTCTTTGAAGAAGCGATAGAATCTGCCAACAAAGGTCTCGTGAATTGGATATTCAAGCACCGCGGGATGAAGCTGTTGTCTGTACTCAGCTTGCCATACACGTTGCCTGCTGACATTGTATACGCCACATTCACAAA TTATGTTGGTAACACCGTGCAATCTCACTCTTACGAGTTTCGCGTGGTGGGAAATGTGGCATTGAAAAGGCTGAATAGTGGCGCTGGCAGCACTGTGGTACCCCTGCACACGCACAAGCACAAACGGAG GTTCTTGGCGAGCGCACCAAGTCTGGGCAACAATCTACGGATGCTGAGTCAGTACCTCATGAACCAACTTTCAGCCCTCCTTGACAAAGTAAACAATAAAGACCAGAAGCCTGGACCTACAGTCAGATGTCATCTTGCGATCACGGAGTTTGGAGGCA CAAAATATGACGTTGACAATATACAGGATGTTCCAGTCGCAGTGAAGAACAAGATGAACATTAATTTCACTCTTAATGAAAG CAGACCACCAAGTGTTGTGGGCCAGGCTGACTCAACAGATGTGCGGCTATTGTCAAGACGCTCCAGTTTTGCAGTGAGCTGCACAGATCTTGTATCCACGCCTGTAGAGGACGACACTTTCGAGCACATCTTGCAGGAGACTGCACATCACGACACTGTGATGGCCTATTACTATATGGATGAGAACCATAAG GTGAAGGTGACAGAAATAGTCGACGTGACAGATGCAGATACTTCAGCGATATTGACTCCAGAAGAACAGGCGAACAATATacaactggaattcgatgatGAGTGGAACGAACATCCAACAGCCTGGCTATCCCAGCAGACATTGCATGAGGAAG aTGATCCTTATTATGAAGATGATCTTGGTCTCTCTGATATCTCAGTGGATGATTATAATGCTGATGATCATGGTGATTCAAGGATCATCTTCTCAGACCCTGAGAGTGAATGGAATAACCCAGCAACTGTAGAAAAATTATCCATGGAGAAGCTGAACAGCATGGAAGAGGCATTCAGTCTTCCTCCCAACTCCCTTCCCGAATCCGACCAGCGAACTGGTAGAGAAGACAGTGACCAGCAACTGTCCAGAAAGCCATCCTACGTGATAATGAGCAACCTAGTGTGA
- the bmm gene encoding 1-acylglycerol-3-phosphate O-acyltransferase Pnpla3 isoform X3 has protein sequence MNLSFAGCGFLGIYHVGVAGCFKKYAPHLVLDKVSGASAGAIAACSLLCDLPLGDMISNVLRVVSEARQGTLGPFSPSFNIHKVLLEGLEKALPDDAHLRVTGKLHISLTRVYDGKNVIVSQFNSKEDLVQALLASSFIPVFSGLLPPKFHGVRYMDGGLSDNLPMLDENTITVSPFCGESDICPRDLSSQLFHINVSNTSIELSKHNIYRFARILFPPKPEILSNMCKQGFDDALMFLHRNNLINCTRCLAIQSTYVVSDTQDESFDFDPECQECKLYRQESLVSSIPDTIITLFEEAIESANKGLVNWIFKHRGMKLLSVLSLPYTLPADIVYATFTKFLASAPSLGNNLRMLSQYLMNQLSALLDKVNNKDQKPGPTVRCHLAITEFGGTKYDVDNIQDVPVAVKNKMNINFTLNESRPPSVVGQADSTDVRLLSRRSSFAVSCTDLVSTPVEDDTFEHILQETAHHDTVMAYYYMDENHKVKVTEIVDVTDADTSAILTPEEQANNIQLEFDDEWNEHPTAWLSQQTLHEEDDPYYEDDLGLSDISVDDYNADDHGDSRIIFSDPESEWNNPATVEKLSMEKLNSMEEAFSLPPNSLPESDQRTGREDSDQQLSRKPSYVIMSNLV, from the exons GAGACATGATAAGCAATGTGCTGAGAGTTGTGAGTGAAGCTCGGCAGGGCACGCTGGGACCTTTTAGTCCATCCTTCAATATCCATAAAGTTCTGCTGGAAGGATTAGAAAAG GCACTTCCTGATGACGCACACTTGAGGGTTACCGGCAAGCTTCACATCTCTCTGACACGAGTCTACGATGGCAAGAATGTTATTGTCTCTCAATTTAACAGCAAAGAAGACCTCGTTCAG GCTCTGCTGGCAAGCTCCTTCATCCCTGTATTTTCGGGGCTCCTGCCTCCTAAATTCCATGGAGTTAGGTACATGGATGGGGGTTTGAGCGACAATTTGCCCATGTTGGATGAGAATACTATTACAGTGAGTCCTTTCTGTGGAGAGAGCGACATCTGTCCACGGGATTTGTCTTCCCAACTCTTCCAT aTAAATGTCAGTAACACAAGTATTGAGCTATCTAAGCACAACATCTACAGATTCGCAAGGATACTGTTTCCACCTAAACCAGAG ATCCTGTCGAATATGTGTAAACAAGGATTTGATGATGCACTTATGTTCTTGCATAGAAATAACCTCATCAACTGCACAAGATGTTTAGCTATTCAGTCAACGTATGTGGTATCGGATACTCAGGATGAAAGTTTCGACTTTGATCCTGAATGTCAAGAATGCAAGCTATATAGACAG GAGTCGCTTGTTTCAAGCATACCAGATACGATAATAACTCTCTTTGAAGAAGCGATAGAATCTGCCAACAAAGGTCTCGTGAATTGGATATTCAAGCACCGCGGGATGAAGCTGTTGTCTGTACTCAGCTTGCCATACACGTTGCCTGCTGACATTGTATACGCCACATTCACAAA GTTCTTGGCGAGCGCACCAAGTCTGGGCAACAATCTACGGATGCTGAGTCAGTACCTCATGAACCAACTTTCAGCCCTCCTTGACAAAGTAAACAATAAAGACCAGAAGCCTGGACCTACAGTCAGATGTCATCTTGCGATCACGGAGTTTGGAGGCA CAAAATATGACGTTGACAATATACAGGATGTTCCAGTCGCAGTGAAGAACAAGATGAACATTAATTTCACTCTTAATGAAAG CAGACCACCAAGTGTTGTGGGCCAGGCTGACTCAACAGATGTGCGGCTATTGTCAAGACGCTCCAGTTTTGCAGTGAGCTGCACAGATCTTGTATCCACGCCTGTAGAGGACGACACTTTCGAGCACATCTTGCAGGAGACTGCACATCACGACACTGTGATGGCCTATTACTATATGGATGAGAACCATAAG GTGAAGGTGACAGAAATAGTCGACGTGACAGATGCAGATACTTCAGCGATATTGACTCCAGAAGAACAGGCGAACAATATacaactggaattcgatgatGAGTGGAACGAACATCCAACAGCCTGGCTATCCCAGCAGACATTGCATGAGGAAG aTGATCCTTATTATGAAGATGATCTTGGTCTCTCTGATATCTCAGTGGATGATTATAATGCTGATGATCATGGTGATTCAAGGATCATCTTCTCAGACCCTGAGAGTGAATGGAATAACCCAGCAACTGTAGAAAAATTATCCATGGAGAAGCTGAACAGCATGGAAGAGGCATTCAGTCTTCCTCCCAACTCCCTTCCCGAATCCGACCAGCGAACTGGTAGAGAAGACAGTGACCAGCAACTGTCCAGAAAGCCATCCTACGTGATAATGAGCAACCTAGTGTGA
- the bmm gene encoding uncharacterized protein bmm isoform X2 has product MNLSFAGCGFLGIYHVGVAGCFKKYAPHLVLDKVSGASAGAIAACSLLCDLPLDMISNVLRVVSEARQGTLGPFSPSFNIHKVLLEGLEKALPDDAHLRVTGKLHISLTRVYDGKNVIVSQFNSKEDLVQALLASSFIPVFSGLLPPKFHGVRYMDGGLSDNLPMLDENTITVSPFCGESDICPRDLSSQLFHINVSNTSIELSKHNIYRFARILFPPKPEILSNMCKQGFDDALMFLHRNNLINCTRCLAIQSTYVVSDTQDESFDFDPECQECKLYRQESLVSSIPDTIITLFEEAIESANKGLVNWIFKHRGMKLLSVLSLPYTLPADIVYATFTNYVGNTVQSHSYEFRVVGNVALKRLNSGAGSTVVPLHTHKHKRRFLASAPSLGNNLRMLSQYLMNQLSALLDKVNNKDQKPGPTVRCHLAITEFGGTKYDVDNIQDVPVAVKNKMNINFTLNESRPPSVVGQADSTDVRLLSRRSSFAVSCTDLVSTPVEDDTFEHILQETAHHDTVMAYYYMDENHKVKVTEIVDVTDADTSAILTPEEQANNIQLEFDDEWNEHPTAWLSQQTLHEEDDPYYEDDLGLSDISVDDYNADDHGDSRIIFSDPESEWNNPATVEKLSMEKLNSMEEAFSLPPNSLPESDQRTGREDSDQQLSRKPSYVIMSNLV; this is encoded by the exons ACATGATAAGCAATGTGCTGAGAGTTGTGAGTGAAGCTCGGCAGGGCACGCTGGGACCTTTTAGTCCATCCTTCAATATCCATAAAGTTCTGCTGGAAGGATTAGAAAAG GCACTTCCTGATGACGCACACTTGAGGGTTACCGGCAAGCTTCACATCTCTCTGACACGAGTCTACGATGGCAAGAATGTTATTGTCTCTCAATTTAACAGCAAAGAAGACCTCGTTCAG GCTCTGCTGGCAAGCTCCTTCATCCCTGTATTTTCGGGGCTCCTGCCTCCTAAATTCCATGGAGTTAGGTACATGGATGGGGGTTTGAGCGACAATTTGCCCATGTTGGATGAGAATACTATTACAGTGAGTCCTTTCTGTGGAGAGAGCGACATCTGTCCACGGGATTTGTCTTCCCAACTCTTCCAT aTAAATGTCAGTAACACAAGTATTGAGCTATCTAAGCACAACATCTACAGATTCGCAAGGATACTGTTTCCACCTAAACCAGAG ATCCTGTCGAATATGTGTAAACAAGGATTTGATGATGCACTTATGTTCTTGCATAGAAATAACCTCATCAACTGCACAAGATGTTTAGCTATTCAGTCAACGTATGTGGTATCGGATACTCAGGATGAAAGTTTCGACTTTGATCCTGAATGTCAAGAATGCAAGCTATATAGACAG GAGTCGCTTGTTTCAAGCATACCAGATACGATAATAACTCTCTTTGAAGAAGCGATAGAATCTGCCAACAAAGGTCTCGTGAATTGGATATTCAAGCACCGCGGGATGAAGCTGTTGTCTGTACTCAGCTTGCCATACACGTTGCCTGCTGACATTGTATACGCCACATTCACAAA TTATGTTGGTAACACCGTGCAATCTCACTCTTACGAGTTTCGCGTGGTGGGAAATGTGGCATTGAAAAGGCTGAATAGTGGCGCTGGCAGCACTGTGGTACCCCTGCACACGCACAAGCACAAACGGAG GTTCTTGGCGAGCGCACCAAGTCTGGGCAACAATCTACGGATGCTGAGTCAGTACCTCATGAACCAACTTTCAGCCCTCCTTGACAAAGTAAACAATAAAGACCAGAAGCCTGGACCTACAGTCAGATGTCATCTTGCGATCACGGAGTTTGGAGGCA CAAAATATGACGTTGACAATATACAGGATGTTCCAGTCGCAGTGAAGAACAAGATGAACATTAATTTCACTCTTAATGAAAG CAGACCACCAAGTGTTGTGGGCCAGGCTGACTCAACAGATGTGCGGCTATTGTCAAGACGCTCCAGTTTTGCAGTGAGCTGCACAGATCTTGTATCCACGCCTGTAGAGGACGACACTTTCGAGCACATCTTGCAGGAGACTGCACATCACGACACTGTGATGGCCTATTACTATATGGATGAGAACCATAAG GTGAAGGTGACAGAAATAGTCGACGTGACAGATGCAGATACTTCAGCGATATTGACTCCAGAAGAACAGGCGAACAATATacaactggaattcgatgatGAGTGGAACGAACATCCAACAGCCTGGCTATCCCAGCAGACATTGCATGAGGAAG aTGATCCTTATTATGAAGATGATCTTGGTCTCTCTGATATCTCAGTGGATGATTATAATGCTGATGATCATGGTGATTCAAGGATCATCTTCTCAGACCCTGAGAGTGAATGGAATAACCCAGCAACTGTAGAAAAATTATCCATGGAGAAGCTGAACAGCATGGAAGAGGCATTCAGTCTTCCTCCCAACTCCCTTCCCGAATCCGACCAGCGAACTGGTAGAGAAGACAGTGACCAGCAACTGTCCAGAAAGCCATCCTACGTGATAATGAGCAACCTAGTGTGA